ATCAACCAACGCAAAAATAATTCAAAATACAGAAGCTTATTCTGCAAGCCTTCTCTCACTCTAATTTGGTAAAAAGTATTTTGCATAAATTTGTGGTGGTCGGTATTACCAGTTAATAGTTGCCTGCATATATCTGAGGAGAGAGAAACAACCTCTGGATCAGCTTCTATGGCTTGTAAAACTTCATTTGGTAGGGTAATGCCTATAATATTATAAGTTAAGAAAAGACCAATAAAAACCATTCGTCTACAATCAAACTCGCTAGCTTGTTGAATTAACATTTGCCAATTAATCTCTGGGTTGCGTCCGATTAATTCTGCAATATCAGCTAACCAACTAAGTTTTTCCCAGCGATGTCGAGATGCATGTGAACTCAGTAATAGTAACCAATTTTCTGGCGATAAACTATAGATTTTCATGCCACCAAAACTAGATGACAGGAGATTTTTCCAAATATACTTGACTTCTATTGAAGATGTGTATCGTGGTGTAATTCGCCAATGAACCTCCACCATTATTCTCTTGTTATCATTAATAAAGTTATAAGTATGCTTACTTTTATCTTTTAAGTAAGCGGCTTCTTCTGTTTTTGTTAATTCAATTTGTGGTCTATATCCTTGAGAAATTAGCAGATCTTTGAACTTTAAAACATCTTGTGGTTGCACTAATATATCTAAATCACAGAACTGGCGTAGTGCGATATTTCCATATAATAAGTTTGCTAAAACAGGGCCTTTATAAGGAATAGCCAAAATTCTATTTTCTTGCAATAGGCGCAGGAGTTGTACAAGCTCTCCAGTCAAATGTAAACTGCGTTGAGCATTTGTGTAGAAAATCTTGCGAAGTTGTTCGAGAACATCTTTAGGAACAGTATCTGATGCGATCGCATTTATATTAGTATACAAAAGTGGTATCAAACCCTGTTTCCATGCACTACTGGTAATCTCTTGCCAGTCTAAATCTGTTTGTTGAATCAAACTTTTTATTTGTTCGGTTTTAGCACCATCTATTTTGGTAGAAGCACAACCAAGAAGTAGCTGTATTTCCGCAGGAACATTGACGTTTAAAATCTTAGTATTTAACTTTGGTAGAGTTTGCATTTTTTTACTTCACTTTTTAGAAGTCTATGATTTATCGCCCTTGGGGCAAGGCAGGAGGCAACAAGGTTTGAATCTTTTATATTAAGCCTTCTTAAAAAGCCCAATTTGGTCTCAAGTCCCGTCGTTTACACGTCTATAATTGCTTGAGATTTGAATCTCCATACTTT
Above is a genomic segment from Fischerella sp. JS2 containing:
- a CDS encoding nucleotidyltransferase family protein — its product is MQTLPKLNTKILNVNVPAEIQLLLGCASTKIDGAKTEQIKSLIQQTDLDWQEITSSAWKQGLIPLLYTNINAIASDTVPKDVLEQLRKIFYTNAQRSLHLTGELVQLLRLLQENRILAIPYKGPVLANLLYGNIALRQFCDLDILVQPQDVLKFKDLLISQGYRPQIELTKTEEAAYLKDKSKHTYNFINDNKRIMVEVHWRITPRYTSSIEVKYIWKNLLSSSFGGMKIYSLSPENWLLLLSSHASRHRWEKLSWLADIAELIGRNPEINWQMLIQQASEFDCRRMVFIGLFLTYNIIGITLPNEVLQAIEADPEVVSLSSDICRQLLTGNTDHHKFMQNTFYQIRVREGLQNKLLYFELFLRWLMRDKNILLDE